The Streptomyces kanamyceticus genome window below encodes:
- a CDS encoding roadblock/LC7 domain-containing protein, with product MIQDQSITAGRTGELDWLLDDLVLRVGEVRHAVVLSNDGLPVGASTALTREDAEHLAAVASGFHSLAKGAGRHFGAGGVRQTMVEMDDAFLFVAAAGDGSCLTVLSSVTADIGLVAYEMARLVKRVGEHLYTPARFAARPPAAG from the coding sequence ATGATCCAGGATCAGAGCATCACTGCCGGGCGGACCGGCGAACTCGACTGGTTACTGGACGACTTGGTGCTGCGCGTCGGCGAAGTGCGGCACGCCGTGGTCCTGTCCAACGACGGCCTGCCGGTCGGCGCGTCGACCGCCCTCACCCGCGAAGACGCCGAACACCTGGCCGCCGTCGCATCCGGGTTCCACAGCCTCGCCAAGGGAGCGGGCCGCCATTTCGGGGCCGGGGGAGTGCGTCAGACCATGGTCGAGATGGATGACGCCTTCCTGTTCGTGGCGGCCGCGGGCGACGGCTCCTGCCTCACGGTCCTGAGTTCCGTGACGGCCGACATCGGACTCGTGGCCTACGAGATGGCGCGGCTGGTCAAGCGGGTGGGCGAACACCTTTACACCCCGGCGCGCTTCGCCGCGCGGCCGCCCGCCGCCGGATGA
- a CDS encoding DUF742 domain-containing protein, producing the protein MTEEAHDPPHQAGSQWYDNEAGPLVRPYAMTGGRTKPGPSDVRFDLIALVALDDSAQGSGDDTTLGPEHRALIELCRTETQSVAELAAGADLPVGVVRVLLGDLLESGCVKVSRPVPPAQLPDEMILREVIDGLRAL; encoded by the coding sequence ATGACCGAGGAAGCACACGACCCCCCGCACCAGGCGGGCAGCCAGTGGTACGACAACGAAGCCGGGCCCCTCGTCCGCCCCTATGCGATGACGGGTGGGCGGACCAAGCCCGGGCCGAGCGATGTGCGCTTCGACCTGATCGCGCTCGTCGCACTCGACGACAGCGCACAGGGCTCCGGCGACGACACCACGCTGGGACCCGAACACCGGGCACTGATCGAACTGTGCCGCACCGAGACGCAGTCCGTCGCCGAACTCGCCGCGGGCGCCGATCTGCCCGTTGGCGTCGTCCGAGTGCTCCTGGGCGACCTGTTGGAGAGCGGCTGCGTCAAGGTCAGCCGACCGGTGCCGCCCGCGCAGCTACCCGACGAAATGATTCTTCGTGAGGTGATCGATGGTCTCCGAGCACTCTGA
- a CDS encoding GTP-binding protein: protein MVSEHSDATGDDTAMALKILVAGGFGVGKTTLVGAVSEIRPLRTEELLSEAGESVDDTDGVDRKTTTTVAMDFGRITIRSGLSLYLFGTPGQDRFWFLWDELSQGALGAVVLADTRRLEDCFPAVDYFEHRRIPFVVAVNCFANARAYGAQEVSRALDLDRGTPVVLCDARDRDSGKEVLIRLVEYAGRMYTARLLDTVG from the coding sequence ATGGTCTCCGAGCACTCTGACGCCACCGGCGACGACACCGCCATGGCGCTCAAGATCCTGGTCGCGGGCGGCTTCGGGGTGGGCAAGACCACCCTGGTCGGCGCGGTCAGCGAAATCCGCCCGCTGCGCACGGAGGAACTACTCAGCGAAGCGGGCGAGTCGGTGGACGACACCGACGGCGTCGACCGCAAGACCACGACGACCGTGGCCATGGACTTCGGCCGCATCACCATCAGGTCGGGCCTGTCGCTGTACCTGTTCGGAACTCCGGGACAGGACCGTTTCTGGTTCCTGTGGGACGAGCTGTCGCAGGGCGCCCTGGGAGCCGTTGTCCTGGCGGACACCCGACGGCTCGAGGACTGCTTCCCCGCCGTGGACTACTTCGAGCACCGACGCATCCCGTTCGTCGTGGCAGTCAACTGCTTCGCGAACGCGCGTGCGTACGGCGCGCAAGAGGTGTCACGAGCACTGGACCTCGACCGCGGAACTCCGGTGGTGTTGTGCGACGCGCGGGATCGCGACTCGGGGAAGGAGGTGCTGATCCGGCTGGTCGAGTATGCCGGGCGGATGTATACCGCCCGGCTGCTCGACACCGTGGGCTGA
- a CDS encoding PPOX class F420-dependent oxidoreductase, with product MAQKMTDDQWRAFVSHGTRTGKLSTVRADGSPHIAPIWFLLDGDDLVFNTGKDTVKGRNLVRDGRVALCVDDDNPPFAFVVLQGRAEISEDIDQVRHWASRLGARYMGEERADEFGKRNGVPGELLVRVRIDKVLAYAAVSD from the coding sequence ATGGCACAGAAGATGACCGATGACCAGTGGCGAGCCTTCGTCTCCCACGGAACCCGCACCGGCAAGCTGTCGACCGTCCGGGCCGACGGCAGTCCGCACATCGCACCGATCTGGTTCCTGCTCGACGGGGACGATCTGGTGTTCAACACCGGCAAGGACACCGTGAAGGGACGCAACCTCGTTCGCGACGGGCGCGTGGCCCTGTGCGTGGACGACGACAACCCGCCGTTCGCCTTCGTCGTCCTTCAGGGCCGTGCCGAGATCAGTGAGGACATCGACCAGGTCCGCCACTGGGCGAGCCGACTCGGCGCGCGCTACATGGGCGAGGAGCGAGCCGATGAGTTCGGCAAGCGCAACGGCGTACCGGGGGAACTCCTGGTGCGCGTGAGGATCGACAAGGTACTCGCCTACGCCGCGGTCTCCGACTGA
- a CDS encoding roadblock/LC7 domain-containing protein produces the protein MGQSTGLGWLLDDLTQRMEHVRHALVLSNDGLVTGASSELKREDADHLAAVSSGLHSLAKGSGRQFNAGNVRQTMIEFDDAVLFVTAAGDGSCLCVLSSAEADIGQVAYEMTLLVNRVGEHLGVGARQPERTPIVDL, from the coding sequence ATGGGGCAGAGCACGGGGCTCGGTTGGCTGCTGGACGACCTGACGCAGCGGATGGAACACGTACGGCACGCACTGGTCCTTTCGAATGACGGTCTCGTGACGGGGGCGAGTTCGGAACTGAAGCGCGAGGACGCGGATCACCTGGCGGCGGTCTCCTCGGGACTCCACAGCCTGGCCAAGGGCTCAGGGCGCCAGTTCAACGCGGGCAATGTGCGTCAGACAATGATCGAGTTCGATGACGCGGTCCTCTTCGTCACGGCGGCGGGCGACGGCAGTTGCCTCTGCGTCCTGAGCTCGGCGGAGGCCGACATCGGCCAGGTCGCGTACGAGATGACGCTGCTCGTGAACCGGGTCGGTGAGCACTTGGGCGTTGGCGCCAGGCAGCCGGAACGCACGCCCATAGTGGACCTCTGA
- a CDS encoding DUF6397 family protein, protein MTSDIIAPSATVAPAQQSLAPSRAARELDLKRGEFELAVMLGRVRTVGDAAGGQRRVAHEEIDRVRESEGFPEALRESVRAVGTTEGAALMDITTARFTRLARAGVLTPIKFYLNRYRAVVWLYLAEELRQFARAEENACLLTGRTPGPMRARLEEGQDLRARNWRGRHTGFLLRQCEDPWERAAVMASLLDPVQIAEIVRDPYERAYLHRLKPAPRKQSTPDSPAALIVERITTADDPDEIRWLRSSLLISLIQARGQRQAPRPAPRPVAQATDIPEPATQHGKAVEAAEVVTTVTEVPRGLRKWLRRRRG, encoded by the coding sequence ATGACAAGTGACATCATCGCGCCATCCGCCACGGTGGCGCCCGCACAGCAGTCGCTGGCGCCGAGCCGTGCCGCGCGGGAACTGGACCTGAAACGCGGAGAGTTCGAGCTCGCCGTGATGCTGGGCCGGGTGCGCACCGTTGGTGACGCGGCAGGCGGTCAGCGCCGAGTCGCCCACGAGGAGATCGACCGCGTACGCGAGAGCGAAGGATTTCCCGAGGCGCTGCGGGAGAGCGTCAGAGCCGTGGGCACCACGGAGGGCGCGGCGCTGATGGACATCACCACGGCTCGCTTCACTCGGCTTGCCCGCGCCGGTGTGCTGACGCCGATCAAGTTTTACCTCAATCGCTATCGCGCCGTCGTCTGGCTCTATCTGGCCGAAGAGCTCAGGCAGTTCGCCAGGGCCGAGGAGAACGCCTGCCTGCTCACCGGGCGCACCCCAGGGCCGATGCGCGCCCGACTCGAAGAGGGCCAGGACCTGCGGGCACGCAACTGGCGCGGTCGGCACACGGGGTTCCTGCTGCGCCAGTGTGAGGATCCGTGGGAGCGCGCCGCCGTCATGGCGTCGCTGCTCGACCCGGTGCAGATCGCGGAGATCGTCAGGGATCCGTACGAACGCGCTTACTTGCACCGGCTCAAGCCCGCGCCGCGCAAGCAGAGCACGCCGGACTCGCCCGCGGCGCTGATCGTCGAAAGGATCACGACAGCGGACGACCCCGACGAGATCCGATGGCTCCGTTCCAGCCTGCTGATCAGCCTCATCCAGGCGCGCGGACAGCGACAGGCGCCGCGCCCCGCACCACGGCCCGTGGCCCAAGCCACGGACATTCCGGAACCGGCGACACAGCACGGCAAGGCCGTCGAAGCCGCCGAAGTGGTGACGACCGTGACAGAGGTGCCGCGCGGCCTGCGCAAGTGGCTGCGCCGCAGGCGAGGGTAG
- a CDS encoding tetratricopeptide repeat protein has protein sequence MDGVGRGVDNVDRDEVLAEAIRLRESGRREEAKEQLVALAGRFPRDAEVAYQTAWVHDALGLEAEAVPYYVRALEGPGLAEDDRCGALLGLGSTYRTLGRYEDAVATLTGAVAEFPDDAALKTFLAMALYNTGRAHEAMQLLLTLLAATSSAPDIARYRPAIEFYAKDLDATM, from the coding sequence ATGGACGGGGTCGGCAGAGGAGTGGACAACGTGGACAGGGACGAGGTGCTCGCGGAGGCCATACGGCTCCGCGAGTCGGGCCGACGCGAGGAGGCCAAGGAACAACTGGTCGCCCTCGCGGGGCGCTTCCCCCGCGATGCGGAAGTGGCCTACCAGACCGCGTGGGTCCACGACGCGCTCGGCCTGGAGGCTGAGGCCGTGCCGTATTACGTGCGGGCGCTGGAAGGACCGGGCCTTGCGGAAGACGACCGGTGTGGCGCCCTCCTGGGTCTGGGCAGCACCTATCGGACCCTTGGGCGCTACGAGGACGCCGTCGCCACCCTCACCGGTGCCGTGGCGGAATTCCCGGACGACGCCGCGCTCAAGACGTTCCTGGCGATGGCTCTGTACAACACCGGCCGGGCCCATGAAGCGATGCAGTTGCTCCTGACGCTGCTCGCCGCCACGAGCAGTGCCCCGGACATCGCTCGCTATCGACCCGCCATCGAGTTCTACGCCAAGGACCTCGACGCGACGATGTAG
- a CDS encoding winged helix DNA-binding domain-containing protein encodes MDVAERRARLALRHRLTADTRADDPTDVARSLLALHGTDPSSVYVGAWARMNDGRVADVERALYEDRSLIRFMGMRRTVFVTSLDVAPVLVAACSRPVAARERRLLVSMLADSGIASDASGVPAWLAEAEEVALRALKERGEATAAELASDDPRLSTELVLSRGKSYEGRQKLASRLLLLLAAEGRVVRARPRGSWQSHQYRWAHLTDWIPGGLADWDPQEAETEAARRWLHTFGPAPADDLRWWAGWTKTQTKRALTELRPVEVDLDGTPGLLLPDDLAETPAPEPWAALLPSLDSTPMGWQNRGWFLGDHGPRLFDRNGNIGPSLWWNGRIVGGWAQDADGEIVCRILEDVGADARDAVATEAERLASRLGDVRLTARARGRTWLEEELAG; translated from the coding sequence ATCGACGTGGCGGAGCGGCGGGCGCGTCTGGCGCTGCGTCACCGGCTGACCGCGGACACCAGAGCGGACGACCCGACCGACGTGGCGCGGTCGCTTCTGGCGCTGCACGGCACCGACCCCTCGTCGGTGTATGTGGGTGCGTGGGCCCGTATGAACGACGGCCGCGTTGCCGACGTGGAGCGTGCCCTGTACGAAGATCGCTCGCTGATCCGCTTCATGGGCATGCGGCGCACGGTCTTCGTGACGTCCTTGGACGTCGCCCCCGTGTTGGTGGCCGCCTGCTCCCGTCCCGTCGCCGCGCGGGAGCGCCGTCTGCTCGTCAGCATGCTGGCCGATTCCGGGATCGCCTCCGACGCCTCCGGGGTTCCGGCATGGCTGGCCGAGGCCGAGGAAGTGGCACTTCGGGCCCTGAAGGAACGGGGCGAGGCGACGGCGGCCGAGCTGGCGAGCGACGACCCGCGGCTGAGCACCGAGTTGGTCCTCTCGCGCGGCAAGAGCTACGAGGGACGGCAGAAGCTGGCCAGCAGACTCCTCCTGCTGCTGGCCGCCGAAGGGCGCGTGGTGCGCGCCCGCCCCCGCGGTTCGTGGCAGTCGCACCAGTACCGCTGGGCGCATCTGACCGACTGGATTCCCGGCGGCCTCGCGGACTGGGACCCCCAGGAAGCCGAGACCGAGGCCGCGCGACGCTGGCTGCACACCTTCGGACCGGCACCGGCCGACGATCTGCGTTGGTGGGCAGGGTGGACCAAGACCCAGACGAAGCGGGCACTGACCGAACTGCGCCCCGTCGAAGTCGACTTGGACGGAACGCCAGGCCTGCTCCTCCCCGACGACCTGGCCGAGACGCCCGCGCCCGAACCCTGGGCCGCCCTGCTGCCATCGCTCGACTCCACCCCGATGGGCTGGCAGAACCGTGGCTGGTTCCTCGGCGACCACGGCCCTCGGCTCTTCGACCGCAACGGCAACATCGGCCCGTCCCTGTGGTGGAACGGCCGCATCGTCGGCGGCTGGGCCCAGGACGCGGACGGCGAGATCGTGTGCCGGATCTTGGAAGACGTCGGAGCGGACGCCCGCGACGCGGTCGCGACCGAGGCCGAGCGCCTCGCCTCGCGCCTGGGCGACGTACGGCTCACCGCGCGCGCTCGGGGCCGCACTTGGCTCGAGGAGGAACTGGCCGGTTGA
- a CDS encoding acyl-CoA thioesterase, with protein sequence MNNPADGLVDLLDLEQIELNIFRGRSPEESLQRVFGGQVAGQALVAAGRTTEGDRPVHSLHAYFLRPGRPGVPIVYQVERVRDGRSFTTRRVTAVQQGRTIFNLTASFHQPEQGTFEHQLPPRIAAPPPESLPTVAEEIKEHLGALPEQLERMARRQPFDIRYVDRLRWTEEEIKDAEPRSAVWMRAVGPLGDDPLVHTCALTYASDMTLLDAVRIPVEPLWGRRGFDMASLDHAMWFHRPFRADEWFLYDQESPIATGGRGLARGRIYDTEGRLLVSVVQEGLFRPYGERHMDAPTTTA encoded by the coding sequence AACAACCCCGCCGACGGCTTGGTCGATCTGCTGGACCTGGAGCAGATCGAGCTCAACATCTTCCGTGGCCGCAGCCCGGAGGAATCCCTCCAGCGGGTGTTCGGCGGACAGGTCGCCGGGCAGGCCCTGGTGGCGGCGGGCCGCACCACCGAGGGCGACCGCCCGGTGCATTCGCTGCACGCGTACTTCCTGCGTCCGGGGCGCCCCGGCGTGCCGATCGTGTACCAGGTCGAACGGGTCAGGGACGGGCGTTCCTTCACCACGCGCCGCGTCACCGCAGTCCAGCAGGGCCGCACCATCTTCAACCTCACCGCCTCCTTCCACCAGCCAGAACAGGGCACCTTCGAGCACCAGTTGCCGCCGCGCATCGCGGCTCCTCCCCCGGAGTCGCTGCCGACGGTCGCCGAGGAGATCAAGGAGCACCTCGGCGCGCTTCCCGAACAGTTGGAGCGCATGGCCCGTCGCCAGCCCTTCGACATCCGCTATGTCGACCGGCTGCGCTGGACCGAAGAGGAGATCAAGGACGCCGAGCCGCGCAGCGCGGTGTGGATGCGTGCCGTCGGGCCGCTCGGCGATGATCCGCTCGTACACACCTGCGCACTCACCTACGCGAGCGACATGACGCTCCTTGACGCCGTCCGTATCCCGGTGGAGCCGCTCTGGGGCCGACGCGGCTTCGACATGGCGTCGCTGGATCACGCCATGTGGTTCCACCGCCCCTTCCGGGCGGACGAGTGGTTCCTCTATGACCAGGAGTCCCCCATCGCGACGGGGGGCCGCGGGCTCGCGCGAGGCCGCATCTACGACACGGAGGGCAGACTCTTGGTGTCGGTCGTCCAAGAAGGGCTCTTCCGTCCGTACGGAGAGCGGCACATGGACGCCCCGACCACCACCGCGTAA